The nucleotide sequence TATGCGGAGTCGAAAGCGCCACTTTGAAGAACAgcatccaaaaattttaaaaatactgaaGTAGTCGGAGGAATACCAAATTCTGGCCAGGAAATGTActggaattgaataattatccTGTTCTGCTGCAGctttgtgtttttcaacttgaatttgcGAACAACATAATCTGGATTTTCATCTTCCGAGACTTGCTCCACCGTTAAAAAGAAATCAATTAGTTCCAATTCGGTTATTCCGTCATCCGGAAACGCGGCATTCAAACGAGTAGGTGTTATCCAGTATTTATAAGAACtcaactgaaaattaaaaactataaTGCAACCAACAACTTGCAgcaaaattattaccaaaaCGCACTGACATGAAATGTGGAGTACCTTTGATTCAAAACATTTGCCGAGCATGACGATGACTTTACAATTTTCTTCCCAAACTTTGTTCCAAAAACTTGAAGTTGAACACACTTGCGGACCCCTAGCAACAATGTATCTTCGTCCAGCTTCAGGCACCTGAAATGAAAATACCAGTATTCAAGTTGTGTAGATGATTGTGGCAATGggtgttcactgttcagtgtTCACAATCACAACACGAATTTTTCTCATGTAaatgtgttatcactgttattaTTACTTATCAGCAGTTATCAGCAAACAATTAACTTACATTGGGTAAGATCGACGTCAGCCATTGTGGTCAGAGATGGAACGATtaccgattataatcgattatagcCGATTATAATCGGCCGATTAAAATAATCGGACAGCATCGATTAATCGGCCGATTAATCGAATCTTGGCGCTACCTATATTGTACTAATATTTCAGGCTTTTTCATTGGTCAATGGTTAAGTTGCAATGGGCCAAGGTACCGATCGTTCCGCATGACGTCATGTTTTGCTGTGTTTGGCCGTCGATTTAATCGACCGATTAATCGccgtcgattaatcgattatttccgattattttgaagaaaatcatcgatgtagcatcgattataatcgattccaTCTCTGATTGTGGTTGTCCGCCAGGGCtggtggaacggaacagaacggaacaaataaacggaacaataaacaaatcaggaaaaaatcttattcagaacggaacagaacggaacggaacggaacggaacggaacagaaccaaatgaacaaaaccagaacagaacaaataagATAACGAAGTGTtcttgaacagaacagaacagaacaaaacagaaaaaaaatggaacggaacagaacagaacaaatttcagctttccaaattccatcttcatttggtaaaatttagtggaaattttgattctcaaaaggtcaataatc is from Planococcus citri chromosome 1, ihPlaCitr1.1, whole genome shotgun sequence and encodes:
- the LOC135844072 gene encoding tyrosine-protein phosphatase non-receptor type 1-like, translating into MTSELENSTREVIRNTLKLEYDNIEKKNSWPEFFTEENEFSTKVVQRQEQHSHSLDWNYVDVPEAGRRYIVARGPQVCSTSSFWNKVWEENCKVIVMLGKCFESKLSSYKYWITPTRLNAAFPDDGITELELIDFFLTVEQVSEDENPDYVVRKFKLKNTKLQQNRIIIQFQYISWPEFGIPPTTSVFLKFLDAVLQSGAFDSAYGPPMIHCSNGGGRCGTFCLIDATLVLMAGKEVEKVSIPKILMKMRNVRKGLVETAEQLKFILMYIYFMNSEYVILQLRT